In the Juglans microcarpa x Juglans regia isolate MS1-56 chromosome 6D, Jm3101_v1.0, whole genome shotgun sequence genome, one interval contains:
- the LOC121234738 gene encoding uncharacterized protein LOC121234738 has product MCRSTDYHRYLSYGRDCRLRIRAFFVQFSGLNARIPFPESVTLLYLPRINENALDVDGASIRPGSPAFVTLHRVVTAKTKEGEAVFGSRERVRASEGVRFEVYLREEKVLKGIFRKDGDDEWKLECKCAVEVGEVEVSEAEVCVEVEGHVMMSERVEMVVRRRKNKRRGCGWLEEIPEEREEEEDTTHESDGCWCSCGEEEISGWDGGEVGEKWDEEDSKVAGMEMEMEGVRWAVDVGIWAMCLGVGFLVSKASARRLRNRKIL; this is encoded by the coding sequence ATGTGTAGGTCGACGGACTATCACCGATACCTATCTTACGGTCGAGATTGCCGCCTGAGAATCAGAGCATTCTTCGTCCAGTTTTCCGGTCTGAATGCCCGGATACCGTTTCCGGAATCGGTCACTCTCCTCTACCTACCACGAATCAACGAGAACGCGCTCGATGTCGACGGGGCAAGTATTAGACCGGGCTCACCAGCGTTTGTTACTCTGCACCGGGTCGTGACAGCGAAGACGAAGGAGGGGGAGGCAGTGTTCGGGAGCAGAGAGCGGGTTCGGGCCAGCGAAGGGGTGCGGTTCGAGGTGTACCTGAGGGAGGAGAAAGTATTGAAGGGGATTTTTAGAAAAGACGGGGACGACGAGTGGAAACTGGAGTGTAAGTGCGCAGTGGAGGTCGGCGAGGTTGAGGTTTCGGAGGCGGAAGTTTGCGTGGAGGTGGAGGGTCACGTGATGATGAGTGAGAGGGTGGAGATGGTggtgaggaggaggaagaataAAAGAAGGGGTTGTGGATGGTTGGAGGAGATTccggaagagagagaggaggaggaggatacCACTCATGAATCGGACGGGTGCTGGTGTTCTTGTGGGGAAGAGGAGATCAGTGGATGGGACGGTGGAGAAGTAGGGGAGAAGTGGGACGAAGAAGATAGTAAGGTGGCGGGGATGGAGATGGAAATGGAAGGAGTGAGATGGGCCGTTGATGTGGGGATATGGGCCATGTGTTTGGGGGTTGGCTTCTTGGTTTCTAAAGCTTCAGCGAGGAGATTGAGAAACAGGAAAATATTATGA